The DNA window AAGCTAAAACCAATTGGTGATACGAAGGAAATAGAttctttacaaataaaaatTGGATAAAACAAATGAAAAGACTGTACCTGAATACAAGGGTCCTCGTACAATACGCCACTATCCTTCACTATCAAAGCATGAAACCGTTCAGCAATATCACCAATTGGCTGCAAGAATAATGTAATCGGGGAACAAAATCATGAGAGAAGTCATCTAGAATGAGGTGTTGCAGCATTAGAACCAACTAATTAAGAACTTTACAAATCTTCTCTAAACACAGATTTTAAATACTATAGAAATGCAAGgcaaaaaagaatttaaatcccATAATCAATCTTTGATCCTGGTACTGGTTATGCTTGAAATATAAAGAACAAGGCCCACGGGATCCAATCTCTTGCTACCGACCACACAAGTATGCGCACATACAAATACAAGGAGACTCAAAAACATACAGGATAGTTTGGTTTTCCCTAGCTGTATTTGTATGTGCATATTTAGGTTATTCTTCATGTGTATATCCAGGTTAtcctaaaaaaaaattctgaaaGCTATCATGCGTGAATCCCCACTGGTGATTGTATAGACGTATTTTAGAATATATATACCATCAAATGGATGCTACAATGGACAATAACGTTAGCATTCTGTCTGAGAAAATGTGGGTGGTTCTAATATATTAAGTGGGAAAGTTAACCAAATTTTAGTCCCTATGTGATTGTCAGTggcaaaaaatatattaaataataagcCAAATCATtataatatatcatcaattaagGCAGCCTTAAAATTGATTGATTGACTATTTAActctagaaaaatcaaatatCATTTCAAGATGCATTATCTACATAGAGTAAGCCAATCAAAGAAGCCTGAGTAAACATTTGGAAGCACCCACATATAAATTTGTGACATAAAATTAACGGATCTTGACGACAGGTCAATCGGATCATACGCTGGTTTCTAGATTTATATCTAATATAAAGACAGATTAGTAAAAACCGTCATACCAGTGACTCCCAGATCCCAAGATAATACCACCCTTCGGGTAACCTGGGTATAGATTTCTACAAGTACTAAGAAAGTGATACCTGGACATTGTTTGCAAGCTCTTCAACAGGTTCAATAGCTAAAGCATCTGCTCTTATACCACTTGGCAAGCCAGATGCCACACTTGGCTCAGACCGGTGCACGGTAACAGAAGGGCCTTCAATAGCCAGTGGCCCTAGAAGGTCCCCAAGGAGATCAGGAGAAACTGTGCTGGGCGGTTGAGAATCAATTACGGTTAGAATGCCATTTTCCCGTGTGACTCCTTGTTCAGAGGTGTTATCATCCTGTTGACATAAATGATTTTTGTTCCGTACATGAATATGACCAGATCATCAAATCCTAAAATCTGTAGCATAGTTTGCCACTACTAAGAAAAGGATATCTTACCGTGTTACTCATGCTAGGCACCTTCACAATACCAAGCTGGCCCACAGGTTGTGTTCCGTTCGAAGGAAGTTGATCGGTCACTACCAAAGCATTAGAAGTCTGCTGTTGTGTCCGCAATTTAATTGCACTTTGCTCGGCAGTATCAGCCTCAGAATCTTCAGCTTTTTTTATCAATGAAGACTAGAATCAAATACTTACACAGTCAGAATAGCAGCTGAAAGAATTAAGCTTattttcaaatcaaaataaagGCCCTCAGCAGAACAATGTAAAAAGTGCAAGCTACACAAATTCTAAATCCATACTGGAATCTCATCTTTGTACCTGCCGCTCAGGGAACTTTGGCATTTCAGCAAGTATGTCCATTAGAGCTGTTCCTTTCCTACTCAAGGCATGGTATTCAACTGCCCTTTGCTGTATTTCAGAATCAATGCACCCTTCATACCTTAAAAGAAACAATTGGTCATCTCATGTAAGTACCCAGACATATACTACTAATAGTCAATTAACACAACAAATTTCTTCTTGAGATTACTTGCTAAAAATCGCCCAAATTTGACTCTGCAGTTCCTTATCTGGTGGTTGGGCGTGCATCAGAATTTTTGCATATGTGGAAAGAAGAATAGGAATCGTTGAAGTCCTGGTTGAATTTGATACAGTTAAACACGGTAGAAGGAAAATATAAAGCACACCAGAAGTTGAACAAATGCACTTACGAAACGGCAGGAAGCTTCTCATTTATGATGATGAAGATTTCTTTAGGGCTACACCCAGGGCGTCTGGCAAGAAGATGGCCGTATTCTCCAAGGATGTATGCACTAACctttacattttattttaatgttcCAATAAATACAATCATCATGCATATTTTAATAGTTCAGAACAGAGGACTAGTCTACAATTAGTAGTATATGGTGGTGGAGCAGGTCATATCAGGTGTACCAGGAATCAATAAATAACGTAAGAACACAAGTAAAATTTAAGTTCAATTCTAGCCCACAATATATGATGAATCAATTCATATCAGCTACAATCTATGTAGCACGGATACTCCTAATTTTTTATTCTCATGCATCGGACACGGATACGACACGCGTGTCGGATACAACAAATCCGTGTTGCTGACTTTTTGTAGATTTGACCAATCAGATAAGTTTTGGACATGGCTAGAATACGTCATGTACATTGCGGAGATACGTTTTCCGGATACGtttaaaaattgatttttttttcttcttaaaCACCTCATCTGAAGTTGtacattgtatatatatatatatatatataatatttatatatattttaataattatcgtATCCTAGTCGTATCGTatcttatattttcaaaatttgtcgTATCGCCGTATCAGTATCGTATTCGATAGGATATCCGTATCCATGCAACATAGGCTATAGACTATAGTTCACCCCAATAAAAAATTGAAGAATATTAAAACCACAGGTGATGTAACACCTTCACCATCGTCTCGTGGCTAGCAGGCTTATCCATATAACTTCTAGCTTTTAATGCTGCATAAGGCTGACAAGATTACAAAATGAAGTATATGAGAAGAACGGAAAATGTCAtttcacaaaaacaaaaacagtaTGCAGCAACGTACGCGACAATTACCTGTAGGTCCTCGTTGTTAGTCACAAACTGCACTACGCGAAACCAAATGTCATCGCTGACGAAATCCCCTGCCTTGTCAATCAACTGGAGAATCACATCAACATACCTGGAAACGAGAGAGTGATATTATGTTCTTATATCAAGCTTGCTACAAAGTgtcatataaacaatctaaatacCTACAGATCTGTATAATGTCACATAAAGCTTATTCTACATATTGATGGAAAGAGACTAAATCTGATCCTAGATTTTCTTGACATCACATCAGACAGTAATCCACTAGACATCAACGAACTTGACCTTCAAATACTTCATTTAACATGAGGGCATTGTTTCAAACCCCTTAACCACCACAGTAGGCTCACATAGCTCATTTGGACAGGCTCCAAATTTGATGTTCAGCAGTAGTGAACCAAGAACTAACAACATAGAAATGTAGAatgaacatttcataattttttaaacCTTGATAGAAGTGAGTTAATATCTCACAACATAAATGAacctttcaaaattttaaatcctGTTGACCCACAAATCTAGCGCGTTATTGGAAATTCTTTACTATTATCCTGCAATTTGTAAAACCATCTCTTCTCTAACAAAAGAGAAGTAGAGAAAAGAACCTCTGGGTTCTGCAGATTTGCCTTTGACAGAGCACAGTTAATGCATCTAATATAGTCCAATTAAATCTGATATGGTACAAAAAAAGTAAGATTACATACAAAGCACATGGGTAATACCTCATCATGACAGACAACCACCataatttaaaagaaaatactCAATGACGGTATCAAGGACATTCCATCAGCTTTAGTTACACATTTTTTTAGTATGTCACACACATTGTCTATATTATCTATTTTAAGGTAAATCTCATACCACGACAAATCAGGTGCAAACTTCTCAGCCAGAATAGCAGCTTTAAGTGACAATTCTTCACGCATTGCAAAGTCTGCTGTACTAAGATACTGAAACCAGATGAAAATCAGTCAATTGTTCCATCTTGGTCAGTTAAAGCAaccaaaaaatataattaaaggCCACTTATGTGAATATGCACCTGTAATAATTCTTCAACTATGTCTTTTGCATTCGAGACATCACACATGCCATATAGCAAATCCAGTGCACGTCTCCTAATACTGTAGAAATAATCGTTCATCAGAAGCCCTCAGACCCACTTTAAGAAAATAAATGTCGACAGCATCGTGTAATCCGATTATGCCTTTTGTTTCAATTGAAATTTGAAAAGGAAAATTATAGATACGGATCATAAAGTGAAGAGACACAGCACCCAACTGTTCATAGCGTAATGCTTAGTAAATAAGTAACTCTAGTGAAACACATGGAACAATTTAGGCGACCTGATGTCAGGATCCTTCAGGGAAGTGATGATCTGGGCTTGATGTCTTTTGATGATCTCCTGTACTTCTGTGACCATCAACATCCTGGTCATGTTCTCCTGCACCAAAGGAATATTCAGATCTCGGAGTAACACAATAACAATCACCTCACAACAGCTACACCATTGTAATTCGAGAACCCAATTACTTGTGAATTTGATGAGGTAAAAAATCGAGGAATAGATACAGTAAAGCTGAACAACTCACCAAACCAAGATATCTTATATTAGGTTCCCGAACAGCAATGAATTTACCAAGCAATGCAATACACTGAGACATCATTTCCTTTTCTGCGTCAAGATGCATGACCTACAGTCAAGAAGTAGACATGAGAACTGTTATCTACTGGTCAAATTTACCACCACGCCCGCAAAAATGCACATAAAGAGAGAGAGAAGAGGAGGAAATCCCTCATCAACCTTTTCCACCATATGCAGAGATGTTTCCTTAAAGGATATAAATTACTTGTGCTCAGACAAAACACTTGAACAGCACCTTGAGTGAAAAATCATAAAGGAAGCTTCACAACAAAATCACAAGCATTTCATCACTAAATTAAGGCCTAGTGGTCTACATTCCTCACTTAACATCTCAGCACCAGCTAATAACCAGTTCTTAAAAGTTTGTCATGAATCCATACATTTGCATAAAAATCACATTAATTCTGCCCTTTAATGGAACAACTATCAAACTGgtaataaaaggaaaaaaatcccTAAGTTCAACTGCAATGTAACAATTTTAAGTAAATAACAACCAAATGAAATTGTGAAACAAAACTTACGAGAGCAAGGGCTTCAAAAAGAACAGCATGTGATGCATTATTCTTGTTCACATTTTTCACAACATCAGTTCCCATTAATATCCTTTGTAACACCTGATCACAAAAAATGAGATAATTGAGGAGATGATAGATCATGATACAAGAACACATGCTGGCGCACTTACATAAAAATTACATCATAATTCTTTTAGAACTTAAATAAAATGGTTATCACAAACTAAAAAGATCAACTTAGACCTCAAACAATGATCTTCTAGTGTTTGGATCTTCAATGGTTGGAAAATACTGAAGAGCCCTCATTGTCCTAACCTGCAGAGCCAGATGTTAAAAACATCAAGAAATGATTGGATACTAAGTGTAAATCTAGAAAAAGGTTGTTTATATGTGCTGCTATTTTCACATTAAAACTTCAACGCACACGGATTTATTTCATCTGATAAACAAGGAAGACAAACCAAGGAAAAAATAATGACCATGCCTCCTCTTTTAGCTGAAATCTGGGTAAATGTGCACAAGGTAGCTGAAACTATTGAAAATCCTAAGCAGGCATAAAAACTATTATCAGGGCTATCACACTACTAAAATGCATGAGATTTATCGATTGCAAATTTACTAATTATGGACCAATAAACCATGCAAAGAccttgataagcacgaattatatagcgttttagggattttattttgtcgtattcgtgcttatctggcg is part of the Primulina eburnea isolate SZY01 chromosome 1, ASM2296580v1, whole genome shotgun sequence genome and encodes:
- the LOC140834536 gene encoding AP-2 complex subunit alpha-1-like isoform X1 — encoded protein: MALSGMRGLSVFISDVRNCQNKEQERLRVDKELGNLRTRFKNERGLTHYEKKKYVWKMLYIYMLGYDVDFGHMEAVSLISAPKYPEKQVGYIVTSCLLNENHDFLRLAINTVRNDIIGRNETFQCLALTLVGNIGGREFAESLAPDVQKLLISSSVRPLVRKKAALCLLRLYRKNPDVVNVDGWADRMAQLLDERDLGVLTSSMSLLVALVANNHEAYWGCVPKCVRILERLIRNQDVPQEYTYYGIPSPWIQVRTMRALQYFPTIEDPNTRRSLFEVLQRILMGTDVVKNVNKNNASHAVLFEALALVMHLDAEKEMMSQCIALLGKFIAVREPNIRYLGLENMTRMLMVTEVQEIIKRHQAQIITSLKDPDISIRRRALDLLYGMCDVSNAKDIVEELLQYLSTADFAMREELSLKAAILAEKFAPDLSWYVDVILQLIDKAGDFVSDDIWFRVVQFVTNNEDLQPYAALKARSYMDKPASHETMVKVSAYILGEYGHLLARRPGCSPKEIFIIINEKLPAVSTSTIPILLSTYAKILMHAQPPDKELQSQIWAIFSKYEGCIDSEIQQRAVEYHALSRKGTALMDILAEMPKFPERQSSLIKKAEDSEADTAEQSAIKLRTQQQTSNALVVTDQLPSNGTQPVGQLGIVKVPSMSNTDDNTSEQGVTRENGILTVIDSQPPSTVSPDLLGDLLGPLAIEGPSVTVHRSEPSVASGLPSGIRADALAIEPVEELANNVQPIGDIAERFHALIVKDSGVLYEDPCIQIGIKAEWRSHQGRFVLFLGNKNVAPLLSVQAMILPPSHLQIELSLVPETIPPRAQVQCPLEVINLRPSRDLAVLDFSYKFGIHVQVNVKLRLPALLNKFLQPISLSAEEFFLQWRSLSGPPLKLQEVVRGVRPMPLAEMTNLLNSLRVMVCPGLDPNANNLVASTTFYSESTRAMLCLMRIETDPADRSQLRMTIASGDPALTFELKEFIKEQLVDIPIPSAPMPPQPQPISQPTTAASDPGDLLAGLLN
- the LOC140834536 gene encoding AP-2 complex subunit alpha-1-like isoform X3 yields the protein MLYIYMLGYDVDFGHMEAVSLISAPKYPEKQVGYIVTSCLLNENHDFLRLAINTVRNDIIGRNETFQCLALTLVGNIGGREFAESLAPDVQKLLISSSVRPLVRKKAALCLLRLYRKNPDVVNVDGWADRMAQLLDERDLGVLTSSMSLLVALVANNHEAYWGCVPKCVRILERLIRNQDVPQEYTYYGIPSPWIQVRTMRALQYFPTIEDPNTRRSLFEVLQRILMGTDVVKNVNKNNASHAVLFEALALVMHLDAEKEMMSQCIALLGKFIAVREPNIRYLGLENMTRMLMVTEVQEIIKRHQAQIITSLKDPDISIRRRALDLLYGMCDVSNAKDIVEELLQYLSTADFAMREELSLKAAILAEKFAPDLSWYVDVILQLIDKAGDFVSDDIWFRVVQFVTNNEDLQPYAALKARSYMDKPASHETMVKVSAYILGEYGHLLARRPGCSPKEIFIIINEKLPAVSTSTIPILLSTYAKILMHAQPPDKELQSQIWAIFSKYEGCIDSEIQQRAVEYHALSRKGTALMDILAEMPKFPERQSSLIKKAEDSEADTAEQSAIKLRTQQQTSNALVVTDQLPSNGTQPVGQLGIVKVPSMSNTDDNTSEQGVTRENGILTVIDSQPPSTVSPDLLGDLLGPLAIEGPSVTVHRSEPSVASGLPSGIRADALAIEPVEELANNVQPIGDIAERFHALIVKDSGVLYEDPCIQIGIKAEWRSHQGRFVLFLGNKNVAPLLSVQAMILPPSHLQIELSLVPETIPPRAQVQCPLEVINLRPSRDLAVLDFSYKFGIHVQVNVKLRLPALLNKFLQPISLSAEEFFLQWRSLSGPPLKLQEVVRGVRPMPLAEMTNLLNSLRVMVCPGLDPNANNLVASTTFYSESTRAMLCLMRIETDPADRSQLRMTIASGDPALTFELKEFIKEQLVDIPIPSAPMPPQPQPISQPTTAASDPGDLLAGLLN
- the LOC140834536 gene encoding AP-2 complex subunit alpha-1-like isoform X2 yields the protein MALSGMRGLSVFISDVRNCQNKEQERLRVDKELGNLRTRFKNERGLTHYEKKKYVWKMLYIYMLGYDVDFGHMEAVSLISAPKYPEKQVGYIVTSCLLNENHDFLRLAINTVRNDIIGRNETFQCLALTLVGNIGGREFAESLAPDVQKLLISSSVRPLVRKKAALCLLRLYRKNPDVVNVDGWADRMAQLLDERDLGVLTSSMSLLVALVANNHEAYWGCVPKCVRILERLIRNQDVPQEYTYYGIPSPWIQVRTMRALQYFPTIEDPNTRRSLFEVLQRILMGTDVVKNVNKNNASHAVLFEALALVMHLDAEKEMMSQCIALLGKFIAVREPNIRYLGLENMTRMLMVTEVQEIIKRHQAQIITSLKDPDISIRRRALDLLYGMCDVSNAKDIVEELLQYLSTADFAMREELSLKAAILAEKFAPDLSWYVDVILQLIDKAGDFVSDDIWFRVVQFVTNNEDLQPYAALKARSYMDKPASHETMVKVSAYILGEYGHLLARRPGCSPKEIFIIINEKLPAVSTSTIPILLSTYAKILMHAQPPDKELQSQIWAIFSKYEGCIDSEIQQRAVEYHALSRKGTALMDILAEMPKFPERQSSLIKKAEDSEADTAEQSAIKLRTQQQTSNALVVTDQLPSNGTQPVGQLGIVKVPSMSNTDDNTSEQGVTRENGILTVIDSQPPSTVSPDLLGDLLGPLAIEGPSVTVHRSEPSVASGLPSGIRADALAIEPVEELANNVQPIGDIAERFHALIVKDSGVLYEDPCIQIGIKAEWRSHQGRFVLFLGNKNVAPLLSVQAMILPPSHLQIELSLVPETIPPRAQVQCPLEVINLRPSRDLAVLDFSYKFGIHVVNVKLRLPALLNKFLQPISLSAEEFFLQWRSLSGPPLKLQEVVRGVRPMPLAEMTNLLNSLRVMVCPGLDPNANNLVASTTFYSESTRAMLCLMRIETDPADRSQLRMTIASGDPALTFELKEFIKEQLVDIPIPSAPMPPQPQPISQPTTAASDPGDLLAGLLN